Below is a window of Musa acuminata AAA Group cultivar baxijiao chromosome BXJ3-11, Cavendish_Baxijiao_AAA, whole genome shotgun sequence DNA.
gaagtaATGCTCTCAGACTGACTTTGTCAGACACAATGTcagattaaaaatatattatatatatgttttaataataataataatttatgagAGGGTAAAAATATGCAATGAATATGCTATCATTTACAAGTCCATGAATTTGCATGGGTTAGATTAGCTAAATGGAAATTTAGGACACATTTATACCTGTCAATATGGTTGGAAATCTGTTTTTGTCTAACATGGAGAAAGACTCATACCTTTCTCCGTATAATAAGTGGCCTTCTAATGTAGCCAAGGAGTATAGCTTGAAACAACCACATTTGTTGTGCTTCTCAATACCTTGGATCTGTATCTTCAATAGATGAACAATCAAGCCTAGTGAGATGGATGCAAACCCAGGTCACAACTAGAAGAGatagacaaaaacaagtttagTGAAATAGAAAACTGAAGGTTGCATCCCAAACATACAGCTTACAACTGAATAGACAGACAATTATCTTTGATAATCGGTTAGCTGAGTCCATGCATCTTCATGATTTATCATTTCACATTTTCTCCATGTGGCTACGTTGTGTGCAGTATCATGCTACAAGGATGTTTATGCCACCAAGGCAGTGCTGACGAGTTCTGCTTGGCTGGTCTTGCATGCGTGCATGGCAGCACAAACATTTGTGCTCTCAAGGAATCTTTCGCCGTCGACCAGTATCAGAGGGCCATAGTGGAGGACCATCTTCTTACACTGTTCAGTGAAGAGGAGAAAAGATAAACAAGTAACAAGTTTATGCAGTTAGATGATTGGAAAACCAGATATAGGCGTGATGTCCATATGAAAGTTAGTGAATGACAAGATCTAGTCAAGTACCATGAGAGAGAGATGCTGATCTATCAAAGTGAAATTCCGAAACTTTCATGTGTTGAAATAAAAATACTAGGTTGGTCACAATACATGACCACTATTTCAAGTCGATACATGTTGATTTATACTGCAGGTACCTTTTCTAAACCTCTTACAAGCGTTTAGTGACTGAAAGCTTACCTCTTGGACATAATTCTCCACCTTGTTGCATTCCTGAAGTAGCATTTTAATCACCTCGAACTGTCAATTTATTAAAACATTAATATTTAGTCAGCATTTGGAGGCATTAAGAAAACTATAATTTGGAATTTTGCAGTATAGTATTAATCTGACAGGGTATCATATGCCAATACCACTGTGACTGACCAGATACCAGCATGGAACAATTTTTTTCAGATGCGACAATTGGTATTGGACTAGCAAGATACCAGATTAGCATTTTGAACCTTGGCATATAAAACAGAGAATCTAGCAACAAAAGCCATAGTGGAAATTTCTTACAAGTCTAGGTGCGTTTGTGTCATGTTATGTGAGGGATGATAGTGCAAACatgtaaaaaaggaaaaagaaagaactcATCCAGTACCAGGGGGCTTGCTTGAATTTGTAGTATGAAAAAGAGTCATTTGCTACATGCAAACAGATCACAAAAgcatgatataaatatttgtgTACTGTTAAAATATACTCGTCCCCTGTTGAAGAAATGATATTGAGTCCAAATGCTATTTCAATTAATCTGATGAAATAATACCGGCATCTGATGTAAATTTAGgctatttatcattaaaaaaattcttaCAGTAACAGTTGCTAGTCGAAGAAGTTTATTCAAAAATGACTTTATTACCATAACCTCCACTCTGGTATTGCAGACACAGggtagaatgaaatgaagaagcaAATGGAGTTGGAACAACAAAACTGACAAAAAAAGTCCCTCAATTacctgtgtgtcaggatcttgcagTTTCATAAGTAGTTTAGCAACAACACCATGACACAGAGAGCAGGCATCATCACTCTTGACAGATAATCTCTCCTGACAAAGACTGAACTTTGTGCAGAACTCCTCCGGATGTATCTTAGAGATCTCAACAAAGAAAAGTGAGGCATAGTAGTCGACCAACAGAATGCACTGCCAGAAAATGTGATGCAAGCCAAAAAGGAATCAACTATCATGACCACATAAGCAATGAAAAACTTCCAACTGGTCAGGAAATTCTAACCTGCAACAATTTCTACTCATGACATCAAGAATTACCTGATCCTTGAAAGGCTTCAGCTCGGAACATGCTTGATGAAGTGTCTCAATTATCTCAGTTTGAGTCTTGTTTTCTCCAAGATATTGGGTAGCCTGTGCAGTAAAGTTCTCACACAACTTGCACAGTTGATCATAGCCCTCGACTACTTTGGCGACTTTATTTTGGCTTTGAGGTCTCTCGATGCCTGCTTCTGTGATGGGAACTGTCAGATAAAGATTACTGTTTTCCTTTTTTAGAAGCTACAACCAATTCAACTTATACAAGTCATAGGCGTTTGGCAGTAGATAACTGCTGGAAAGCAAAAAAAGGTAGCTTAGGAAATCCAATCATATAAAGGTCTGCTCTCAATCAAAATCTTAAAAACACAAAACAACAGAGTAAGCGTAAGTAATGCTGCATGAAAAAGATTCATGAACAAAAATGGTTTTACTATGGTTCCTGCATACAAGAGCCGATTCCTAATCTTATCATCAGTCAGAAAACTTTGCATACAGAACCTGTTACAACATAATTCTAAGCTCCAATTGGGCTATAATTCTATCTGAAAGTTCTTCATGTACGACTCTTATGTTTCACagtacaaagaaaaaaaattcaatacCAATTTAAATCTCTTGCTCAACAAAATTACATGAATGTCTACCAGTAGTGTTTATAAGACTGGCAAAAAGAAAAATGAGAGTAGAAAAGACCAAATGTTATATGCAATAAAACAAAGGGAAAGTGTATCATCATGCCATACCCATAATATCAAAATTGTCCAAACTTCTGGCATCAGCACTTGCCCAGCTCATAACAAgtacaagaagaaggaagaaccCCTCTCTCAAAGCCATCGATCTTGTCTATAACCAAATGCACCTGATACAAAACCTGATAACCGAGTTATAAGTATCATTAAACAGTTCAATTCCATGCCGACAAGACCACAAAAAGCAGCACGTTAGCAATGTCTATAACCAAATGCACCTGATAACCGAGTTATAAGTATCATTAAACAGTCCAATTCCATGCCGACACGACCACAAAAAGCAGCACGTTAGCAAACCCTAGTGAATTTCTCATCGGCCCCTTTAAGCCAACTCATATGCCAAATTCCCAGTGGAAGTCACCAATTCATGCCTCAATTACGGTGATTTATTTAAATCAATAAGAATTAGAAGCAACAAGCGAATTTCATCGGATGAAAGTAGAAACAAACAGCAAAagacgaaaaaaaaaaagggacgaAATTAGAACTCCAATCGTAAATTAATCTATAATACATCAGGTATAACGAGACGAAGAGGGGCAACAGGGTGGGGAATCACCGGTCCGCTCGATCAGATGAGGAGAGGACGTACGAGAAGAGCGAAGAAGGTTTCTTGGCGGCGGCTGCTCCGCTTCTATCTTCCCTCTCCGATCCGAGTTCTTGACCGGGATCGAAGGAGAGAAGCGGACAGGCCGTCGAGGGGCGATCGCGAGCACGTCCTCCGATCGGGACGGAACACGAAGCACAATATGGAAACGGAACAGCGGTGCACATCCGTATTCGACTCGTATCACAACAGGTTTATAATTCTCGTGTCCCTTAAGAGGCAGCAAACATGGATAACGGCCTCTAATCTTTGCACAAATGTAGCGGGGACCGCTGTCCACTGCAGATCGGAAGATCCTAACCGTTGAAAACTGTAAGCTATCTGTTTGGTGATCCGCACGAGGGAGCTGAGCCTATAACCCGCCTCGTTAGTGGAGAAAGATTCTGGACCCACGTGGACCCCATGGTAACTATCCTCCGAACACCTTCTGTGCAAGTAATCACCGTCTAATAAACCGGCCAGGTCGATCGAAAAGATTAGAGATAATCAAATTATTTATCGGTTCGGTTCGACTGCAGGAATCGGATTGAACCAAATCCAATAGATTGGGTTCTATGAAATATTGCCTCTCTTATCAGATTGCGTCTGTAGTAATCATTCTGAATTCAATGCATGTGTCTTTTTGGTATACCAATTCCTTTTACAGAGAGTGCTTCCAAGCTAATCGTATGTCTCTATTCATTCCACAGAAAGAGATGGAAGAGACCTCTCAAAAGCTGAGCATCTGAGACTTTTCCTTTGGTTTCTTACAGAAGTCAACGTCGGAGGTGGCATGACAGATTAagcacacctctctctctcctcagaaGCAGAAACATCAGCAGCTGCAACCAAACAAGAAGCCAGCAGTCCTTGTTCTCACCATAATCTCACTGTTGTCTTCCCTTTACGTATCTATCTATGATTTAAGCTTCGGTCCAGTGTCCTCTAATACCTCGCTTCCAAGTACTCCTTCCTTTGCTCATATTCCACCTTTCTGCTCTCACATTCCCCTTTCTCTTTGCCTCCATTCTTCTTCCTCCCTGTCCCCAACTCCATAGCCAGCGCAAAGGAGCATGCCTCAATGTCCACACCAAGGTGAGCAGAATAGGAGAGGGGAGAATGAGCCTCCTTCTTCAAGAATCTTGCACTAGAAATTGATGGTGTTCTTGTTGTTGGTTTATGCCGGTGCACTTCAGGGAGAGGATGGAAGAGGTCGGCAAGAAGATCAAAAGAGAAGCTGACGGCATCACCGATCGGATCGGCAGGCAAGTAGGCCCCGTCGGAACCCTAAACACCATCACCCCATGCGCCGCATGCAAGCTCCTGCGGCGGCGGTGCGCTCAGGACTGCCCCTTCTCTCCTTACTTCTCACCTCACGAGCCTCAGAAGTTTGCCCTGGTGCATAAAGTCTTCGGTGCAAGCAACGTCTCCAAGATGCTAATGGTTGGTCACAGCCAGCTTCTTCTCTTCCTGCTCATGTCTCTGCAGGTACTGATGCAAACCCTGTGTGTTGTTGTCGTCGTCGTCAAGCAGGAGGTTCCCGAGCCCCAGAGAGCTGATGCGGCCAACAGCCTTGTGTACGAGGCGAACCTAAGGCTCAGAGATCCCGTGTACGGGTGCATGGGGGCGATCTCGGCGTTGCAGCAGCAAGTCCAGGCCTTGGAGGCGGAGCTGCAAGCGGTGAGGGCTGAGATCTTGAAACACAAGTACGGGCAAGCAGGTGGTAACATCATCCCCACCTCTCACGCTGCTTTGCTTCCTCCGTCGGCGGCGGTGTCTGTGGCTGCACCACCACCTGTGCCATTGCCATCGCTGTCTCCGGTGACCGACGCCGCCTCCTCTTCCAACTACACTTCCCTTCCTTCCAGCTCCACCAACTACAGCTCCATTACCACGAACCACAATGTCGCATACTTCGGCTGAGATTGCTTGGCACATGCATTGGAGAGAGGTAACATCGTATTGTTGTCGAAGGGTGATCCTAAGTGAGGGGCTTCAATTATCCCTTTTGTATTATGTTAATTTCTGCTGCCAATCCATTCTTGACTAGGTTACTGCATAACTGATGCAGCTCCATTATGAACACTAAGCTTTACTGTTCTTCTCATTTTGGTGGGAGATGAGATGTGGATCTATGCTTGGAATAGTCTCAAGTAGGTTAGATCACGAGCTTTCCCCCCACATGTTAAGAGTACAGAGGTGGTCTTCTGCTAGGAACAGCTGGTCATGGAATCCAAGCTTTAACAAGATAAACAATCTTTTTTCCTTCTCTCTGTCAATGGTTCTTCTTCAATGAACAAGTGGAACAGGGCCTTCTCACATGTTTGTCTGTACCTTTAACTCTCCCTCTTTCAAATCCCAGGGGGGACAGGAAGTATGCTTGATGGATCCTCCCTATGCGAGAGAGAATAGAAGCTTGTGAGAATTTGGTCATGTGGCTAACCCACTCGCACTGGGAATCTTCACAGCTAACCTGACCTCATACTCAGAAAGGTCATCCTCTTTGATGTATCAACATGGAGGAGTAGGTTTTGATCTATCATTCTCGGCAAAACCCAAGTCTCTCATCCTGTGATGGAACTGTTGCCTGGTTGGTCAATGGGATTTGCCAGCTACTTGAATTCTAAAACCAGGTGTGTTTCCTTGGCTTGCAGACTTCCACAAGCACAACTAAAATACTCATGGGGAACTGTGACTTCACAGTCTCCTAGCTTTCCCATCCTTCCTTGCATTCTTCTCCTTCCACTGGTAACCCTAATATATTCTCACAAGGGGTTCTACTGATGTGATGGGATTTGGTCCACCGCCATGGTTGCTTCAGTTTGTCGCATCAGGACCTGTCTTCACTCTCAATAGACCAGCAGCAACAGTTAGACTCTGCAGCAATATTAAACCATGTCATGTTCTTAATTTGTGTTCAAGATAACAGCTCACTCCTCATGCAGCAAAGTTTGAAATGTAGACTTGAAGCCACAGAAATCAATGGCTTTGTTTGGGTTGTAGGTTGTGAAGACTTTGTGGATGTTCTGTAGGGTGTGGTGTAGTGCAAGCTATTGTCCtttatattcattatatatgtaCTGTTTTCACTTAATCAAAGAGGAAGGAAGGGTTTCATCAACCACATTGTTAAATCGTTGGGCAACACATGGAGATTTTAAATCATGTCCCCACTGCATCAGCATTTATGTGAGGCATTGACTTTTCAGGGAGTTAATAGTGCCTACAAAGGATTCAGATGACATATATAACCAGAACTATACTTGTTTGACCTTAATTTCATCCAGATATTTAGTAAATATTGTAAGAGTATTTGCATTGATTGTGCACATATCACTGGAAGTAATTTCTTGTAACTTTTCTTTTGTGGAACATATGTTCACAAATTATTCAGTGTTTCATGACAGAAGTCAATGCAGCTTCAAGCTACCTGAGGAAGAGAATCCCTAGGTTCATTTGAAGACACTTCTGAATGAATTCTTTAGGTCAAAGAAAACCAGAGTTGGATACCTAAATCTTTGGTGCATTTACCCTAGAAAACAATATTTGGAGAGGAAAAGGTCTCCAAATAATATGGCTTAGTATATTACCAACATCTCAAGGACAAAGATGAGAGACAGTAGTAGGAGTAGAGTTTGCTATGTTCACCTTGGTGAGAGGAGTTCGTAGAGCAGGTGGCGGTGAGTGAATCAGTGGATCCTCCATTGAAGAGCTGCTGTTCTGAGTGCAACAGGCCCTTCTTGTTCACCAAATACCTGAAATATATATTACATCTCTGTAGTCATTGGAATGATACCCTTGGCAAAAAAATTAGAGTAGACATACCTACTTTGTTGTGTTTACTGATAGTTTCAGATCCCCCTTGCTGAATGAAGAACACCACACTCATATTCCAAGAATAATGGGAAGAGTAAGAGTTCATTTATGACAATCAGATGCAAGTTCATGCAAATATACATTCTTCTTCACAACATGGTGACTTAGTACTGCAGTCTTCTCTCTGGGAAAGCTGGATGTGCCATTCATCAAGATTGATCCATCACAACACTCTTTGCAGTCATTGAGGACATCATTTTTCCATTATTCTAACCAGTTCAAAAAAGATAACTCATATAACCTTGGAGATGAAAAAAATGGATTAACTTGTAAGCCTCATATTATATTCTATGCAGAAGAGAATAATCAACATAAATAAGCTTCGGAATGGATTGTTAGGTCATGTGTTATCGTCCAACCTTTTTAAGGTTATCAAAAGTTTAGTTCTTCCAACTCCAACTAGGAACTGATCCTATAGATCCTGTGATGCATATAAAGCGAAGGATGGAAGATACAAGGTATGGTTCCTAATCGATCTTGCATTAACAGAGAAGTCATGGAAATTTGAGATTAGTGAAAGCACTGCATTTCGTCAACAAGCTCAGGCGCTTTGCTCAACTGCAGTAGTGCATGGTGACTTCTATTTGCACGTCCCCCAAACTTGGAAGCTTCTTCAGCTGCATTAGCTGTCTTCAATCATGTGTTTTATAATGCTTGGTGTCTTAACATCTTGATTTACTTTGCAGTCTGTTATTACTCGATCAGAGTGGATATGGCATTTGACATTGCTGGCTCAGTTTCACTGCATGCTTGAAGGGACTCCCAGTTATGGTGGATCGACAAAGAAGTACATCCTTTTGACTGCTTTTCTTCTATCTTCCTGACATGGTGCACAGAAAAATCAAAGAAAACGATTTGATGAGTACCTGCAATGGACACTGCCGAAGAATTTGACAGTAAGATGTACCTTAGTGTCAAGTAATTTACCTTTTGGCCGGTTGCAGGAGAGAGTGCAGCCCAAAGAATGATCTCTCTTGGCATGTCCAAATATATGACATTAGAGGCCAAAGAAATCCCAGCACTTGGAAGTGGGGATATGGTGAGGACAGCAGAAACATCTTAAATCTTGCATAAGAAGGAATATAGGAATATGTCAGTGCAAGTCTAAAGAGTCACTAAAATTCTGCTTCCAGAATCTAATCAAAACACATAAAATGATTGCTAAAATTCCTAGGAATTATCTAAATCACCTACATGTTTTATCGGCATTGGGTGAAGACAAAGGATTGAGGCAAACCTTCATAATCACCGTTTTGGCAAACTTTCCCAAGTATCTTTTGTTTGGCTGGTGCAAGGGACACCAACTTAGAGACTTTGCAAGAGACTTTAAATTCTAGTCTCTTTTGTCTTCAAATCTAATTACCATTGAATAGGCATCCTCTTGTTGAAGATCCAGCCATCAGCTGATTCCTAAGCTTTTTACATCAGCTAAGAATATACATGGGGAAGTAATGTTCTGCAGGCAACTTGTTCACTGTTATAGCAGTGTCTCTGACACCAGTTGATCAACCTCACGACCAAGAGCATTTTTTATTAACTTCAACTGATAACTTTAACATATGAAGGTAAAAAGTTCCATAAGCTGCTCCCTTGCAAAATTCACCTCTAATGACATCTCTGAAACATTGAATCCACATGATTGTTTGCAATAATTTGATTAATCAGACCTGTGGCTTAGGTGGAAATTATACTATATCCACATGCCTTCTGAATTCTGTTCATTTCCATTTTGATCCTCATTCTTTCAGCATCCTTCCATTTTTCATCTCCTGCATATACATTTGCCATTAATGCATAGGCACTGTCATTATCTGGCACTAACTTAAGGATCCGTTCAGCAGCCAATTCCCCCATCTCTTTATTCCCATAACTACGACATCCACTTAATAGTGATATCCAGATAGAAGGCCAAGGTTCAAAAGGCATGCTCTCAATGACATCTTTAGCCTTTTCAAGAAGTCCATTTCGTGCAAAAAGATCAACCAAGCAGGCAAAATTATCTTTCGAAGGTGACATCCCATAAACATTGCTTACGGATTCAAACACAAATCGCCCTTGATCCACTAGACCCAGATGACTACAAGCTGCAATAACTGCTACAAATGTGGCTTGGGTAGGATACGAATTAGCATATTTCATTTGTTCAAAGATTTCAATGGCTTCTATTATGAGGCCATGATGTGCAAAAGCAGTGATCATGGTATTAAAGAGGATGGCGTCAATACAATCTCTTGAGATGTTCTCAAAGACCTTCTTAGAGCTTGCAATGTCTCCGCACTTTGCATAGGCATCTATGATAGCACTTGCTACACATAAATGCTTCCCAAATCCTCTCTTGATTATATGTGCATGAATGCATGTGGATTGGTCAAGCAAAGCAATATTAGCACACGCATTTAGAGCACAAGACAAGATGACATCATCTGGCTTTTCACCTGAATCTCTCAAGCAATTTAGAAATGAGAGGGCTTCACTGCTGAAGCCAAGTTTTAGAAATGCAGAAATCATGGCCCCCCAAGACACCAAATCCAATGTTCTAATATCTTGGAAAATCTTAAAACAGGATGTAACCGATCCAAAACTAGCATAAGCATTAATCATTGAACTGCATACAGAGCAACACGAATCAAAACCCAACTTGATGATTCTGGCATGGATCTGCTTACCTGTGTCTTGATGTTGGATCCCCTGACAAGCACCCAAGACGTTTGAGTATGTGAATTCATCTGCTTCAATATCCGATTCAATCAAGCTGCAAAATAGTTGCAAGGCCTTTATGCCATACCCATTTAAGTTGTACCCTGCAATCATCTCGTTGCATAGGATGATGTTCCTAGAAGGGTGACTAACGAACAAAAGATCAGCACTGTCCATCAAACTGCATCTGGAGAACATGTATATCAGTGAGTTGACAACCAAGTCATAATGGAAGTATCCAAGATGGTAGGCAAAGCAGCAGAACTGAAGCCCCAGCAGAAGACCATCTGTTGCACCACAAAGCCTGATTATATTGGAGAAAGTAACATGGTCTGGTCTAAAACCAGCTAATAACATACTAGAGAACAAATTCACAACTTCACTCACATCCTCCTCTTTGGCAAGGCCAGAAATTACTGTGTTCCAGGAAGAATTGTCTTTATCCAGTACATGGTAGAAGACATTTAAAGCAGAGTTCTTCCTGCCAGTTCTGAAGTACATATCAATAAGAGAATTCATCACGATGGTATTTGATTCAAACTCATTTCGCACAATCAAGCAATGAACTTGTTGCCCATAATTCAAATCCCCTGTCACTATGCACCCTTTCAAAGCACTAATGTAAGTAACCTGGTCAGGAATCAGCCCCTTCCGGATCACAAAAACTAAACATTGTATCACATTGTGGCTATAGCCATTTAGTGCATACCCCTCAATGATCGCATTCCAACAAGCCAAGTCTGGCTCATCTATACTCTCAAAAACAAGCTCCGCATCTTCAATGTTCCTGCACTTAGCATGCATCCAGAGCAGCGCACTACCGACAAATTGGTTTGTGTCCAGTCCTATCTTCAAAGCAACACAATGAAGAGAAAAGCCAAATTTGATTTGGTCAATGATTGCACATGCACTCAAGACACTAGCAAGAGCGAACTCGTTAGGAATGAAACCTGATCTCATCATCTCCAAATATAACCCTAGACCCATCTCATGCTCATTGTTATTGACCGATCCCGATATCATGGAGGTCCAAGAAACGAGGTTCTTGTCAGTCATTTCATCGAACAAGTTGGATGCACGATCCAACGCCTTACATTTGCAGTACATGGTCAGCAGGTTATTCTGGGAGTAGGTGTCCGGGGAGAACCCGGACTTGATGACCTGGGCATGGATCTGGGATCCCAGGATGGACGAGTTGGTCCGCCAGGAGAGAGTTAGAGCATGAGAGAGGGTCTTTTGGTCCTTTCGAGCATAGAGGTCGGAGATTGGCACAGGGATGCGATGCGGATGACTGGTTGAGCACGAACGGGCACGGAATGAGGAAGAGAGTTGGAGCGATTTGGTTGTGGAGAGCGAGAATGGATTGTAATTCGAGGGTAAACAAATCCTGATCGCTCTCATTGCAGGAGAAGGTTGACAGAGGTCTCATGACCGAGGCAACAAACGCgccagggagagagagagagagagagagagagagtccacgACCTTCCCGCCGAACTTGCCTAACTCGTGCTTCCATAGAAGATGTGGGGCCGgcagaagcgagagagagagagtcagacCGAGCTCGACGACTTTCCCACCCAACTGTCTTATCTCGTGGTGATTCGGTGCAATATGTGGGACCCGCagaagggagagagagaaagcCGAACGCCTACCCGGACGCAAATTTCTTGTCGTGTCGATTTGATGCAAGATGTGGGGCCCGCAGAAAGGAGGCAGAGAGTGAGAGCGACCCGGAACGCGATCGCCACCCACCTTTCTTATCTCGTGTTGATTCGACGTAAGATGTGGGGCCCACAGAAGGGAGAGAGCGACAGACGGAGTGACCGATGCCTGCGCGGCCCAAGTTTCTTATCTCTTGGGGATTTGATAGATAATGTGGGGCCCCCATAAAGgaggagagagcgagagagatcgAAACGCCTTCCCCCGCCAGGCTTACTTCTCCCCTGTTGAATTCGAGAGAAGACGTGGGACCCCTTCCCACCCGACGATCAGATAGCCACTTCCTCACCTCGTGATTATTCGAATGAAGATGTGGGTCCCATACCGCTCCTCGGATCAAGTGTGTAGGGTACGACGAGAGTAACTTGCGTCTGGTGATCGATATTGCCAGTGTAGGATAGGACAGAGACAAGGAACATAGTTTTTGTGGGGGTCTGAGGGTACCATAAAAATGTTGTGTGTGCGTGCCGATAAGTAGTTCAAAAATATAAGACTACATATAGCCCCATATAATTACGAATTAAATAAATATGGAACTATGTATTGCCCACATTACTTACtataacaaataaataaaaaaaaaactatatatatatatatatatatcagaattTATCTATAATATAATTCTTTAAATTTATTAACGTTTGCGAATCATATTTTGTCCGAGATTTAAAATCTATACGTGATGtcaatatatgattttaaaaattaaaaaaaataatataaaaagaaagaaagaggacaCGAAAACGCAAAtcttatcataatataattcaatATTAGACGATACGATACTATTCGATTCAAGTcacaaattaaataaaaataatctatCAAAGTCAACGGTTTGGTTTCGACTCCACCTGAatcagcttcttctgagtttggaaataactcagggcgatgttgtctgtcctcagcacaaatcgcgacccaaggaggtagtgtcgccaaactcgtaggcagtggatcaccgctgtcatctccttctcatgcactggataccgcctctcggtctcgttgagtttgcggctctcgtaggccaccggatgaccttcttgcatgagtactccaccaatagcaaagtccgaagcatctgtatggactttaaagggctctccatagtttggcaatttgagcactggttcttccagaacagcagccttcagatcttggaatgctatctcacatctgtcagaccacttccaatgctgctccttcttcagtaactccgtcagtggggttgcccgcttcgaatatcccgcgatgaagcgtcgatagtagttgacgaaaccaaggaaggatctcaactcttgcaccttctttggagttcgccattccgcaactgcttgcaccttcgacttatccatccgaatggagccatcaccgattcgatgccccaagaataggatctcagtctgagcaaagtagcatttctccctttttacgaacaacgtgttctccctgagaaccttgaaaataagaagtttaagatatatatatttttaaattcaaaatctaatGACTTAAGTTTGATTCTTAGTATAAAATTTTTATTCTTATCAATCAAAATCGATGGTTTCAAAATTAATTCGATTCCAATTCTATTTTTCATAAAATCGCTATCAGATATATAAAGGATAATGCACCTAAATAATTTTGAAGAGCATCAGGCATGCACATTTTTTTCTAGCTCTTACGAGAAACACTaactaaaagagagagagagagagagagatggcaatGTCGACGTTTGGGGCTTTGGAATGATGTCAATGTCAtctctttgtttttttctttttcaccctTTTCCTTAAAGTGATATCCATTATGGTATGATTGATATGGACGTCTACATGGATGACATATATCGATATGTCATCACAATAGCACCCACTAGGGTGAGTGCAACTCCTCTACGGCATTGTCCATGGAGAACTCTACAATGCGACACTTTCAAATGAGTCTAAGTCGTCACccataaaaaaggaaagaaaagtgaTTGTTAAAAGATAAAATTGTGTCTTTGTTATGACATCTTGATTGATACTATATTATC
It encodes the following:
- the LOC135653395 gene encoding uncharacterized protein LOC135653395 isoform X4, with amino-acid sequence MALREGFFLLLVLVMSWASADARSLDNFDIMVPITEAGIERPQSQNKVAKVVEGYDQLCKLCENFTAQATQYLGENKTQTEIIETLHQACSELKPFKDQIHPEEFCTKFSLCQERLSVKSDDACSLCHGVVAKLLMKLQDPDTQFEVIKMLLQECNKVENYVQECKKMVLHYGPLILVDGERFLESTNVCAAMHACKTSQAELVSTALVA
- the LOC135653395 gene encoding uncharacterized protein LOC135653395 isoform X1 encodes the protein MALREGFFLLLVLVMSWASADARSLDNFDIMVPITEAGIERPQSQNKVAKVVEGYDQLCKLCENFTAQATQYLGENKTQTEIIETLHQACSELKPFKDQCILLVDYYASLFFVEISKIHPEEFCTKFSLCQERLSVKSDDACSLCHGVVAKLLMKLQDPDTQFEVIKMLLQECNKVENYVQECKKMVLHYGPLILVDGERFLESTNVCAAMHACKTSQAELVSTALVA
- the LOC135653395 gene encoding uncharacterized protein LOC135653395 isoform X3; the encoded protein is MALREGFFLLLVLVMSWASADARSLDNFDIMGIERPQSQNKVAKVVEGYDQLCKLCENFTAQATQYLGENKTQTEIIETLHQACSELKPFKDQCILLVDYYASLFFVEISKIHPEEFCTKFSLCQERLSVKSDDACSLCHGVVAKLLMKLQDPDTQFEVIKMLLQECNKVENYVQECKKMVLHYGPLILVDGERFLESTNVCAAMHACKTSQAELVSTALVA
- the LOC135653395 gene encoding uncharacterized protein LOC135653395 isoform X2; this encodes MALREGFFLLLVLVMSWASADARSLDNFDIMEAGIERPQSQNKVAKVVEGYDQLCKLCENFTAQATQYLGENKTQTEIIETLHQACSELKPFKDQCILLVDYYASLFFVEISKIHPEEFCTKFSLCQERLSVKSDDACSLCHGVVAKLLMKLQDPDTQFEVIKMLLQECNKVENYVQECKKMVLHYGPLILVDGERFLESTNVCAAMHACKTSQAELVSTALVA
- the LOC103970702 gene encoding LOB domain-containing protein 15, with amino-acid sequence MSTPRERMEEVGKKIKREADGITDRIGRQVGPVGTLNTITPCAACKLLRRRCAQDCPFSPYFSPHEPQKFALVHKVFGASNVSKMLMEVPEPQRADAANSLVYEANLRLRDPVYGCMGAISALQQQVQALEAELQAVRAEILKHKYGQAGGNIIPTSHAALLPPSAAVSVAAPPPVPLPSLSPVTDAASSSNYTSLPSSSTNYSSITTNHNVAYFG